A single Desulfomonilaceae bacterium DNA region contains:
- a CDS encoding IS110 family transposase: MTQQQNTSILRVMHEVCCGLDVHKKLINACLITTDENGQEDSELRVFQTFTDDLCRLRDWLLDHNCPVVAMESTGIYWRPVHNIMEGLFEIILVNARHFKNLPGKKTDMSDCQWICGLLRVGLLKGSFIPQKHVRQWRDLTRYRRSKIEDLGDAKRQVHKLFESANIKIDSVASQIFTRTGRNLMERLLKNDQELALEDVIECLRGKLKSKGKELYRAIQGFFEDHHRWLLEKMLSNVDHLEHLINDIQVRLRSLLKPYEDAIDRLNEIPGIDFISACSIISETGPTLSTFPNTASLCSWAGVCPGNNESAGKRHSGRSPVSKGNLKTILIEVAWAAVRTKKSYFRAKFFSLRSRLGPKKAIVAVAHRILKAIYHVIKHGAKFKDLGEDYLSNLHKNSKLNYLIRQAGKFGYTLTPSGVAEKSF; the protein is encoded by the coding sequence ATGACCCAACAGCAAAATACATCAATTTTGAGAGTTATGCACGAGGTATGCTGTGGACTCGATGTTCACAAGAAATTGATCAATGCGTGCTTGATCACCACGGACGAAAATGGTCAAGAAGACAGTGAGTTGAGGGTCTTTCAGACATTTACTGATGACTTGTGTCGCCTGAGGGACTGGCTGCTCGATCATAACTGTCCTGTTGTAGCTATGGAAAGCACAGGTATCTATTGGAGGCCAGTACATAATATTATGGAAGGTCTTTTTGAGATCATTCTTGTTAATGCTCGGCATTTCAAAAATCTTCCAGGCAAAAAAACAGACATGTCGGATTGTCAGTGGATATGCGGACTCCTGAGAGTCGGACTATTAAAAGGAAGTTTTATACCTCAAAAACATGTCCGGCAATGGCGAGATCTGACCAGGTACAGGCGGAGTAAGATAGAGGATCTTGGTGATGCCAAAAGACAGGTTCACAAACTTTTTGAGTCCGCCAATATCAAAATCGATTCTGTGGCGTCTCAGATATTCACCCGTACAGGTCGTAATCTGATGGAACGTTTACTCAAAAACGACCAGGAACTCGCTCTCGAAGACGTGATAGAATGTCTCAGGGGGAAGTTGAAATCTAAGGGCAAGGAATTATATCGAGCGATTCAAGGCTTTTTTGAAGATCATCATCGCTGGTTGCTGGAAAAGATGCTTTCGAATGTAGACCATCTCGAGCATCTCATAAATGATATTCAAGTCAGATTAAGAAGCCTTCTAAAACCTTATGAAGACGCTATTGACAGACTAAACGAAATTCCCGGGATTGATTTCATATCAGCATGCTCCATCATTTCTGAAACAGGTCCGACACTTTCAACTTTTCCTAATACCGCTTCTTTGTGTTCATGGGCTGGAGTTTGTCCAGGAAACAACGAGAGCGCAGGAAAAAGACACTCTGGACGAAGTCCGGTTAGTAAAGGCAATCTAAAAACAATCCTAATTGAAGTGGCTTGGGCAGCGGTCAGGACCAAGAAGTCATATTTTAGGGCAAAATTCTTTAGTCTTAGATCTCGACTCGGTCCGAAAAAAGCGATTGTGGCCGTAGCTCACCGTATTCTCAAAGCCATATACCACGTGATTAAGCATGGAGCTAAATTCAAAGATCTAGGAGAGGATTATCTGAGCAATCTACACAAAAACTCAAAGCTCAATTACCTGATTCGTCAGGCCGGCAAATTTGGCTATACACTTACACCAAGCGGTGTTGCTGAAAAATCATTTTAG